In Aquimarina sp. TRL1, a single window of DNA contains:
- a CDS encoding lipopolysaccharide biosynthesis protein, which yields MGTKSKGLVKASFIYSIGNIGTLVLNFFLVPMYTFFLSQEELGFFDVIASSVTLISPLFFGHIESAVIRWLIGKKERENIGHIVSNSSLIFILGISFFSLCYFILTFFIKHDLFLFIYLYLIANFFYIIIKQVIRSVYSSFHYVITEVIFTVIVFVFAVFLAKEYKLKGILLAYFYSFLSLLVYLIFIKFHKYLSIYEIKKSTMKELLSYSIPLVPNTFSLWTNTMANKYIILLYLSLSSNGIYAIAFKIAYVVQILNRIFYLSLQDKMFEIYGKKEFEGYFSETFRKYSAILFSIVILLIASQKIFLPIVIDDKFLSAMNFIPILSLGVLFMSLASVIGIIYQCEKKNIRGSKTSMISGAVILVLGFVFIPKYGLYGASSVFLIGNLVLLFYRYIDVNKFITLKIRIERFIIYIVLTFLISLFSLTNKIELLLLNLLLAIVLALLINKSIVLKYYFLFINRKC from the coding sequence ATGGGAACAAAAAGCAAAGGATTAGTAAAAGCTTCGTTTATATATAGTATTGGAAATATAGGAACTTTAGTTCTTAATTTTTTCCTTGTTCCAATGTATACTTTTTTTTTGAGTCAAGAAGAATTAGGCTTTTTTGACGTAATAGCATCTTCTGTAACATTAATTTCTCCATTGTTTTTCGGTCATATAGAGTCAGCAGTAATAAGATGGTTGATTGGAAAAAAAGAAAGAGAAAATATTGGTCACATAGTTTCGAATAGCTCATTAATCTTTATTTTAGGAATTAGTTTTTTTTCTTTATGCTATTTTATCCTTACTTTTTTTATTAAACATGATTTGTTTTTATTTATTTATTTATACCTAATAGCAAACTTTTTTTATATAATTATAAAACAGGTTATAAGATCAGTATATTCATCTTTTCACTATGTGATAACTGAAGTGATTTTTACTGTAATTGTGTTTGTTTTTGCAGTTTTTCTAGCTAAGGAATATAAGTTGAAAGGTATTTTATTAGCTTATTTCTATTCTTTCTTATCATTGTTAGTCTATCTTATTTTTATAAAGTTTCATAAGTATTTAAGTATTTATGAAATTAAGAAATCTACTATGAAAGAATTATTATCGTATTCGATACCTTTAGTACCTAACACTTTCAGTTTATGGACAAATACAATGGCTAATAAATATATTATATTGTTGTATTTAAGTTTAAGTTCTAATGGTATCTATGCTATTGCTTTTAAAATAGCTTATGTTGTTCAAATTCTTAATAGGATATTTTATCTTTCTTTACAGGATAAAATGTTTGAAATCTATGGAAAAAAGGAATTTGAAGGGTATTTTTCTGAAACATTTAGGAAGTATTCTGCCATTCTTTTTTCTATAGTAATACTTTTAATTGCTTCGCAAAAAATCTTTCTTCCAATTGTAATTGATGATAAGTTTTTATCAGCAATGAATTTTATTCCAATTTTGTCTTTAGGTGTATTATTTATGTCTTTAGCTTCTGTTATTGGAATTATTTATCAATGCGAGAAGAAAAATATTAGGGGGTCTAAAACATCTATGATTTCTGGAGCAGTGATATTAGTTTTGGGATTTGTTTTTATTCCTAAATATGGACTGTACGGAGCCTCATCAGTTTTTTTGATTGGTAATTTAGTTTTATTGTTTTATAGATATATAGATGTGAATAAGTTTATAACATTAAAGATAAGAATTGAGAGGTTTATCATTTATATTGTATTAACTTTTTTAATTTCATTATTTTCACTTACAAATAAGATAGAGTTATTGTTGCTTAATTTATTATTAGCTATAGTACTTGCTTTATTAATAAATAAAAGCATAGTTTTGAAGTATTATTTTTTATTTATAAATAGAAAATGTTAA
- a CDS encoding O-antigen polymerase encodes MLKVLSALLLCLLSVFCLCFKWFNIGLFFSLLSYVLLGYYTLRVTGINSILFLLIVLFGLYGYSVPISVFFEADIGWHRIAKLKTWHKVDDTLFSYLISNQLALLAIIVLYIFFVNRKTMDIQIHGLEKKIIYYRFALVSGYIASCSELLNFIRAGGFSTVSNGKAFYQGAVNDLVLNIPYEGFFYISISLFSMFLASTKKNFRLTYLIRYLPSILFVFFINLIIGERGTLLVSFVIFALGFSINHRIKSIKTKYIFFVSILYILFNVLTLLREKEVKYNGAISFYNENKERLFRLMNPANTEFYASALNYRIFIDRKPENYKYKLGKTYSEVLFAFFPTYIYPNKPKSIIYEFRDDYFPERKKQGSTAGTGFSSLLEAYMNFGYLGAFLVYFIAVFFIIYLESNKKKNNIFIKIIYLLSFNIVLISSRSASQYILFNVILYLFQVSFVVLTYKVIPKKIYRISKIEN; translated from the coding sequence ATGTTAAAGGTTTTATCTGCACTACTTTTATGTTTATTAAGTGTTTTTTGCCTGTGCTTTAAGTGGTTTAACATAGGTCTGTTCTTTTCTCTACTGAGTTATGTGTTATTAGGCTATTATACATTAAGAGTAACGGGAATTAATTCTATTTTGTTCTTACTTATAGTTCTATTTGGTCTTTATGGTTATTCTGTGCCAATATCAGTTTTTTTTGAAGCTGACATAGGGTGGCATCGAATTGCAAAATTAAAAACATGGCATAAAGTAGATGATACATTGTTTTCATATCTGATTTCTAATCAATTAGCATTATTAGCAATAATAGTATTGTACATATTTTTTGTTAATAGAAAAACAATGGATATACAAATACATGGTTTAGAAAAAAAGATTATCTACTATAGGTTTGCATTAGTTTCTGGATATATAGCAAGTTGTAGTGAGTTGTTAAATTTTATTAGAGCCGGTGGGTTTTCTACAGTTTCAAATGGTAAAGCTTTTTATCAAGGAGCAGTAAATGATTTAGTTTTAAATATCCCTTATGAAGGTTTTTTTTACATTTCTATTTCTCTTTTTTCGATGTTTTTAGCATCCACAAAAAAGAATTTTAGACTAACATATTTAATTAGATATTTACCATCAATCCTTTTTGTTTTTTTTATTAACCTCATAATAGGAGAAAGAGGAACATTATTAGTTTCATTTGTGATTTTTGCTTTAGGGTTTTCAATCAATCATAGAATAAAAAGTATTAAAACTAAATACATATTTTTTGTTTCAATACTATATATACTATTTAACGTTTTAACATTGTTAAGAGAGAAGGAGGTTAAATATAATGGAGCTATTTCGTTTTATAATGAGAATAAGGAAAGGTTGTTTAGGTTGATGAACCCTGCTAATACTGAGTTTTATGCTTCTGCTTTAAATTATAGAATATTTATTGATAGAAAACCAGAAAACTATAAGTATAAATTAGGGAAAACATATTCAGAAGTTTTATTTGCTTTTTTTCCAACATATATTTATCCTAACAAACCTAAAAGTATAATATATGAATTTAGAGATGATTATTTTCCTGAAAGAAAAAAACAAGGTAGTACGGCAGGAACAGGTTTTTCTTCTTTATTAGAGGCATATATGAATTTTGGTTATTTGGGTGCTTTTTTAGTGTATTTTATAGCAGTATTTTTTATAATTTATTTAGAAAGTAATAAAAAGAAAAATAATATTTTTATAAAAATAATATATCTGTTATCATTTAATATTGTTTTGATATCTTCTAGATCCGCATCTCAATATATATTGTTTAATGTTATACTTTATCTTTTTCAAGTATCTTTTGTAGTTTTAACATATAAAGTTATTCCAAAGAAAATTTATCGTATTTCAAAAATTGAAAATTAA
- a CDS encoding glycosyltransferase encodes MKKTKICFFVPFYPLVKGGAEYQSKIIANELVKLNYEVVYISTSPLKEEVLIFDNYKIYSLKVVASFTEKLFIYKKLSDKVEKILNKEKPDIVYQRILNTFTIRLSQVLKKRRIPFILHIADNYSVEFSNNYKGVLKKYFFKKILKNKPLIICQTKYQFDKVKEFNYTPESIISNMHPLIVDKVDVLNKKNVVWVGNARPVKQLEVYLDLAESFKSQDIVFNVIGNIGNDEYGNKLKNQLKKSNNVVFHGLKDNVFINKFLLKSSLLINTSVSEGFSNTFIQSWMCGTPVLSLNSDPNNVIQENNLGKYCNGSFDLMKKYLEDIIYDANFDKTCLRCYQQSIKLFSVKENIYDIKEIIEKNK; translated from the coding sequence ATGAAAAAAACAAAAATATGTTTTTTTGTTCCATTTTATCCCCTTGTTAAAGGTGGGGCTGAGTATCAATCAAAAATTATTGCAAACGAATTAGTTAAATTAAATTACGAAGTAGTATACATCTCAACAAGCCCATTAAAGGAAGAAGTTTTAATTTTTGATAATTATAAAATTTATTCTTTAAAAGTTGTAGCTAGCTTTACGGAGAAATTATTTATTTATAAAAAATTATCCGATAAAGTGGAAAAAATTTTAAACAAAGAAAAGCCTGATATTGTTTATCAAAGGATTTTAAACACTTTTACAATTAGGTTATCTCAAGTACTAAAAAAGAGAAGAATTCCATTTATTTTACATATTGCAGATAATTATTCAGTTGAGTTTTCAAATAACTATAAAGGTGTTTTAAAAAAGTATTTTTTTAAAAAAATACTAAAAAATAAACCATTAATAATTTGTCAAACAAAGTATCAGTTTGATAAAGTTAAAGAGTTTAATTACACTCCTGAATCTATTATTTCTAATATGCATCCTTTAATCGTTGATAAAGTAGATGTTTTAAATAAAAAAAATGTGGTTTGGGTAGGTAATGCCAGACCTGTAAAACAATTAGAGGTTTATTTAGATTTGGCAGAAAGCTTTAAAAGCCAAGATATAGTTTTTAATGTTATTGGAAATATAGGAAACGATGAGTATGGAAATAAGTTAAAAAACCAATTAAAAAAAAGCAATAATGTTGTGTTTCATGGACTAAAAGATAACGTCTTTATTAATAAATTCTTACTTAAATCTTCTTTATTGATTAATACATCGGTTTCAGAAGGCTTTTCTAATACTTTTATTCAGTCTTGGATGTGCGGAACACCTGTATTGTCTTTAAACTCTGATCCAAACAATGTAATTCAAGAAAATAATTTAGGAAAATATTGTAATGGAAGCTTTGATTTAATGAAGAAGTATTTAGAAGATATAATATATGATGCTAATTTTGATAAGACATGTTTGAGATGTTATCAGCAATCTATTAAATTGTTTTCTGTTAAAGAAAACATATATGATATTAAAGAAATAATTGAAAAAAACAAATAA
- a CDS encoding glycosyltransferase, which translates to MQNKKDSKKRILWLHNFPNLPGAGGVWMYNQYEFLKDEVDIYYLDDLRNPLSFLKHMFKLQKLSKEYKIVHAQYGSAVGFLTSLMKTKRILSLKGSDWYKAPSNSTLNKIRISLGSFLSQFSIKRFDHLIVMSHAMKDQVERKYKGIKIDVIVDPIDLNKFRPLEKKNKSKIKKVLFASVNIDNPIKRFELANDSFKYLNKKMPNTELITMSNIPHSQVCDFINGTDVLLLTSTHEGWPNVVKEVLACNIPFVSTKVSDLEKVALRTNNCFACNPIPEELGEALYKSLISKEENLRELVTSYNMDETIIRLKNLYSEYL; encoded by the coding sequence GTGCAAAATAAAAAAGATAGTAAAAAAAGAATTTTATGGTTACATAATTTTCCAAATTTACCAGGAGCAGGTGGAGTTTGGATGTATAATCAGTACGAATTTTTGAAAGATGAAGTAGACATTTATTATTTAGATGACTTAAGAAACCCTTTGAGTTTTCTTAAACATATGTTTAAGCTTCAAAAGCTTTCCAAAGAATATAAGATTGTACATGCTCAATATGGGTCAGCAGTTGGGTTTTTAACAAGCTTAATGAAAACAAAAAGAATTTTATCTCTAAAAGGATCTGATTGGTATAAGGCTCCCTCTAATTCTACTTTAAACAAAATAAGAATTTCATTGGGGAGCTTTTTAAGTCAGTTTTCTATAAAAAGATTTGATCACCTTATCGTTATGTCTCACGCTATGAAAGATCAAGTTGAAAGAAAATATAAGGGCATAAAAATAGATGTAATTGTAGACCCTATTGACTTAAATAAATTTAGACCTTTAGAAAAAAAGAATAAGTCTAAAATAAAGAAGGTATTGTTTGCTTCGGTTAATATTGATAATCCGATAAAAAGGTTCGAATTAGCAAATGACAGCTTTAAGTATCTAAATAAAAAAATGCCTAATACTGAATTAATTACGATGAGTAACATTCCCCATTCTCAAGTATGTGATTTTATAAACGGGACAGATGTTTTACTTTTAACATCTACACACGAGGGTTGGCCAAATGTTGTGAAAGAAGTATTAGCATGTAATATACCATTTGTAAGTACAAAGGTAAGTGACTTGGAAAAAGTTGCATTGAGAACCAATAACTGCTTTGCTTGTAATCCTATTCCTGAAGAGTTAGGAGAAGCATTATATAAATCATTAATAAGTAAAGAAGAAAACCTTAGAGAGCTTGTAACAAGTTATAATATGGATGAGACAATTATCAGATTGAAGAATTTATATTCAGAGTATTTATAA
- a CDS encoding glycosyltransferase family 2 protein, with protein MKVLVSVITPLYNSSDYIEQCIDSVKKQTYLDWEHILVDDCSKDDSFSKVENYIGNDNRFKLIQLEENSGAGVARNKGIEIASGRFIAFLDSDDTWSPNKLDKQLGFMLSNNYDFSFTSYKLINEEGKDLNKVIKCKGRVTYKKALLYNPIGCLTVIYDTNSLGKLFMPLIRKRQDYALWLNILKKTQGFGMNEVLASYRVREDSISSNKFNLIKYHWVLYRKIEKLSFLKSIFYLLSVIIHKLLKID; from the coding sequence ATGAAAGTATTAGTTAGCGTTATTACTCCTTTGTATAATTCTTCAGATTATATAGAACAATGTATTGATTCTGTTAAAAAACAGACGTATTTAGATTGGGAACATATTTTAGTTGATGATTGTTCGAAAGATGACTCATTTAGTAAAGTTGAAAACTATATTGGAAATGATAATAGGTTTAAACTAATACAATTAGAGGAAAATTCAGGAGCAGGAGTTGCTAGAAATAAGGGGATAGAGATAGCTTCTGGAAGGTTTATAGCATTTTTGGACAGTGATGATACTTGGTCTCCTAATAAGTTGGACAAGCAATTAGGTTTTATGTTGTCTAATAATTATGATTTTAGCTTTACCTCTTATAAGTTGATAAATGAAGAAGGAAAAGATTTAAATAAAGTAATTAAGTGTAAAGGAAGAGTAACTTATAAAAAAGCTTTATTGTATAATCCAATAGGTTGCTTAACAGTAATATATGATACGAATTCTTTAGGGAAATTATTTATGCCGTTAATTAGAAAAAGACAAGATTATGCACTGTGGCTTAATATTTTAAAAAAGACTCAAGGCTTTGGAATGAATGAAGTACTGGCTTCATATCGTGTCAGAGAGGATTCTATTTCATCGAATAAATTTAATTTAATAAAATATCATTGGGTATTATATCGAAAGATAGAAAAGCTGAGTTTTTTGAAAAGTATCTTTTATCTTTTATCAGTAATAATACATAAATTACTTAAAATAGATTAG
- a CDS encoding exopolysaccharide biosynthesis polyprenyl glycosylphosphotransferase: protein MKKIFTLNVLERKVFLFLGDITIVLFYLYLLVNKTLKGTFDYERHGIMLYIIGVLIFSIISYVIDAYNLERASRPVVIFRLSLVAGVVYSFGIFFLTVLVINTTVSRPYLLVFLTLMPFSLTAWRLICSNFFISQPFLKNTVYIYERMFKSETQDNINNIQGIKKSNGYNVKLSLSVCSDVFTKNNKRLDKIIDKIDTVVIRIKDYQNMPKEVEQFLTKAMYFGKEVFTFTSFYESTYEALPLNLLGNNFYEVLHLKNKRSHYIQKLFALLIDIALCIIVGLVFILVLPFVYIVNLFVNKGPLFYTQKRVGKKGKEFKIYKFRSMVVDAEKSGAKMATNNDSRITPFGKILRKFRIDELPQIISVIKGDMSFIGPRPERKVFVDQLDKMNPFYSVRHVIKPGITGWAQVKYKYGENLDDSIRKLEFDLYYIKNRSVTLDMRILFKTITTILFSRGV from the coding sequence TTGAAAAAAATATTTACTCTTAACGTTTTAGAAAGAAAGGTATTTCTTTTTTTGGGAGATATTACTATAGTCTTGTTTTATCTGTACCTGTTGGTAAACAAAACACTAAAAGGTACTTTTGATTATGAAAGACACGGGATAATGCTTTATATAATTGGAGTATTAATTTTCTCTATAATATCATATGTTATAGATGCTTATAACTTAGAAAGAGCATCAAGACCAGTTGTGATATTTAGATTATCTTTAGTAGCTGGAGTTGTATATTCTTTTGGAATATTTTTTCTTACTGTTTTAGTAATAAATACAACTGTAAGTAGACCATATCTTTTAGTATTTCTTACATTAATGCCATTTTCTCTCACTGCTTGGAGGTTAATTTGTTCAAATTTTTTTATTTCTCAACCATTTCTTAAAAACACAGTTTATATTTATGAAAGAATGTTTAAGAGTGAAACTCAAGATAACATTAATAATATTCAAGGAATAAAAAAATCGAACGGATATAACGTAAAATTATCTTTATCCGTTTGTAGTGATGTATTTACTAAAAATAATAAAAGGTTAGATAAGATAATTGATAAGATAGATACTGTAGTTATTAGGATTAAAGATTATCAAAATATGCCAAAAGAGGTTGAGCAATTTTTAACTAAAGCTATGTATTTTGGAAAAGAAGTTTTTACATTTACATCCTTTTATGAATCTACATATGAAGCATTGCCATTGAATTTATTAGGGAATAATTTTTATGAGGTATTACACCTTAAAAATAAACGTTCACATTATATTCAAAAACTTTTTGCATTATTAATTGATATTGCTTTATGCATCATTGTTGGGCTTGTTTTTATTCTGGTATTGCCTTTTGTTTATATAGTTAATTTATTTGTAAATAAGGGACCACTTTTTTATACTCAAAAAAGAGTGGGGAAAAAAGGGAAAGAGTTTAAAATTTATAAATTTCGTTCTATGGTTGTAGATGCTGAGAAGTCTGGAGCAAAAATGGCGACAAATAATGATAGTAGAATTACTCCATTTGGTAAGATCTTGCGAAAATTTAGGATTGATGAATTACCTCAGATTATTTCTGTTATTAAGGGAGATATGAGTTTTATAGGACCTAGACCAGAGCGCAAAGTGTTTGTTGATCAATTAGATAAGATGAACCCTTTTTATTCGGTTAGGCATGTTATCAAACCAGGAATTACTGGTTGGGCACAAGTAAAATATAAATATGGAGAAAACTTAGATGATTCTATTAGAAAATTGGAGTTCGACTTATATTATATTAAGAACAGATCCGTTACATTAGATATGAGGATTCTATTCAAAACAATAACAACAATTCTTTTTTCAAGAGGAGTTTAA
- a CDS encoding nucleotide sugar dehydrogenase — protein sequence MQIKSICCIGAGYVGGPTMSVIAKKCPEVRVTVVDINEARIDAWNDKNYNSLPVFEPGLAEIVAEVRGENLFFSTKVDKAIEEADMIFISVNTPTKTYGKGKGMAADLKYIELCARQIAKVAKRDKIVVEKSTLPVRTASAIKDILDNTGNGVQFQILSNPEFLAEGTAIQDLLNPDRVLIGGDISNKKGEEAINALVEIYGKWVPKEKILTTNVWSSELSKLTANAFLAQRVSSINAMSEICEKTGADIYEVSRAIGMDSRIGSKFLNASVGFGGSCFQKDILNLVYIAKSYGLNEVADYWEQVIIMNDHQKNRFSDNIVSTLYNTVSGKKIAFLGWAFKKNTNDTRESAAIKVADNLLSEQANLAIYDPKVKEKQIYFDIENLESRPISENKKYLKVFEDPYKAMENTHGIAILTEWDEFKEYDWEKVYQQMNKPAFLFDGRGILDKKEMERIGFVYYKIGLGDESNTSLK from the coding sequence ATGCAGATTAAATCTATTTGTTGTATTGGGGCAGGTTATGTAGGTGGGCCGACAATGTCAGTAATTGCAAAAAAATGTCCGGAAGTACGAGTTACTGTAGTTGATATCAATGAAGCTCGTATAGATGCTTGGAATGATAAAAATTATAATAGCCTTCCTGTTTTTGAACCAGGTTTGGCTGAAATTGTTGCTGAAGTTAGAGGTGAAAATTTATTCTTTTCTACAAAAGTTGATAAAGCAATTGAAGAAGCTGATATGATTTTTATTTCTGTAAATACTCCAACAAAAACATACGGTAAAGGGAAAGGGATGGCAGCGGATTTAAAATATATTGAATTATGTGCTCGTCAAATAGCTAAAGTTGCCAAAAGGGATAAAATTGTAGTTGAAAAATCTACATTACCTGTTAGAACAGCATCAGCTATTAAAGATATTTTAGATAATACAGGTAATGGGGTACAGTTTCAAATTTTATCAAATCCGGAATTTTTAGCCGAAGGTACTGCAATTCAAGATTTATTAAACCCAGATAGAGTACTAATTGGTGGAGATATTTCCAATAAGAAGGGAGAGGAAGCTATTAATGCTTTAGTAGAAATATATGGAAAATGGGTTCCTAAAGAAAAAATTCTGACAACAAACGTATGGTCATCTGAGCTTTCTAAATTAACAGCGAACGCTTTTTTAGCGCAGAGAGTATCATCAATTAATGCTATGTCTGAAATCTGTGAGAAAACAGGTGCGGATATTTATGAAGTCTCTAGGGCTATTGGGATGGATTCGAGAATTGGTTCTAAGTTTTTGAATGCTTCGGTAGGTTTTGGAGGGTCTTGCTTTCAAAAAGATATTTTGAACTTGGTTTATATTGCGAAAAGTTATGGATTAAATGAAGTCGCTGATTATTGGGAGCAAGTTATTATAATGAATGACCATCAAAAAAATCGTTTTTCGGATAACATAGTGAGTACATTGTATAATACAGTTTCAGGTAAAAAAATTGCCTTTTTAGGTTGGGCATTTAAGAAAAACACAAACGATACAAGAGAATCTGCAGCAATAAAAGTAGCTGACAATTTATTAAGTGAACAAGCAAACCTAGCTATATATGATCCAAAAGTAAAAGAAAAGCAAATATACTTTGATATAGAAAACCTTGAATCTAGACCAATTTCTGAGAACAAAAAATATTTGAAAGTTTTTGAAGATCCTTATAAAGCGATGGAAAATACTCATGGGATAGCAATTCTTACAGAATGGGATGAGTTTAAAGAGTATGATTGGGAAAAAGTTTATCAGCAGATGAATAAACCAGCTTTTCTATTTGATGGAAGAGGTATTTTAGATAAGAAAGAAATGGAAAGAATAGGTTTTGTATATTACAAAATAGGATTGGGAGATGAGTCTAATACTTCTTTAAAATGA
- a CDS encoding UDP-glucuronic acid decarboxylase family protein — protein MKRILITGAAGFLGSHLCDRFIADGYYVIGMDNLITGDLKNIEHLFKHANFEFYHHDVTKFVYVPGNLDYILHFASPASPIDYLKIPIQTLKVGSLGTHNLLGLAREKNARILIASTSEVYGDPLVHPQTEDYYGNVNTIGPRGVYDEAKRFQESITMAYHRYHGVETRIVRIFNTYGPRMRLNDGRVIPAFIGQALRGEDLTVFGDGLQTRSFCYVDDQVEGIYRLLHSDYVHPVNIGNPHEITIKDFAEEIIKLTGTAQKVIYKPLPVNDPLQRQPDIRRAKEILGWEPKIDRAQGMLLTLDYFKSLSKEELYKSEHKDFSSFNRK, from the coding sequence TTGAAAAGGATTTTAATCACTGGAGCAGCAGGTTTTTTAGGATCTCATTTATGTGATCGGTTTATCGCTGATGGTTATTATGTTATAGGAATGGATAACTTAATTACTGGGGATTTAAAAAATATAGAGCACCTGTTTAAACACGCTAATTTCGAGTTTTATCACCATGATGTTACAAAATTTGTTTACGTTCCTGGGAATTTAGATTACATTTTACATTTTGCATCACCAGCAAGTCCTATTGATTATTTAAAAATTCCAATCCAAACTTTAAAAGTCGGGTCATTAGGAACTCATAATTTATTAGGATTAGCAAGAGAGAAAAACGCAAGAATTTTAATAGCTTCTACCAGTGAGGTGTATGGAGATCCTTTAGTCCATCCACAGACAGAAGATTATTATGGAAATGTAAATACGATTGGTCCAAGAGGGGTATATGATGAAGCTAAACGGTTTCAAGAATCAATTACGATGGCTTATCATAGGTATCATGGAGTAGAAACAAGAATTGTCCGTATTTTTAATACCTATGGTCCGAGAATGAGATTAAATGATGGTAGAGTAATTCCTGCGTTTATCGGACAAGCGTTAAGAGGAGAAGATCTCACAGTATTTGGAGATGGTTTACAGACAAGATCCTTCTGTTATGTAGATGACCAGGTAGAGGGGATTTATCGATTATTACATAGTGATTACGTGCATCCGGTTAATATTGGAAATCCACATGAAATAACAATTAAAGATTTTGCGGAAGAAATTATTAAGCTAACAGGAACTGCCCAAAAAGTTATTTATAAACCATTGCCTGTAAACGATCCATTGCAGAGACAACCTGATATAAGGAGAGCAAAAGAAATTTTAGGTTGGGAACCAAAAATAGATAGAGCACAGGGGATGCTGCTAACGCTAGATTATTTTAAAAGCTTATCTAAGGAGGAATTATATAAAAGCGAACACAAGGACTTTTCTTCATTCAATAGAAAATAA
- a CDS encoding O-antigen ligase, whose product MKELISNISNFFYRDEDKNWILTIFWNSLYIAFFLLPLGIKLPTPFFVLAIVLGVLHIFKSKKEFITDNKALLLFPLYFVVLTLGLLYTDNIYDGIKLLQRSLSLLLFPIIFLFVKEDASAVRKLFEFLLVGLLFSFFINLALGIQSTLEAIKRGIIIETIDSIELLETVITGWDFFIREEFSRLVNSNYVSIYILLVLSFYLKRKLASRLQLLIILILFTYLFLLASKWAYLALTIISLILIFNIGDRNRRYTMFVIFFLAVLVFVDNPRMSVFYNRVRNFTNIESYEAMSSEKSRLLIWDACIKLIGESPFLGYGTGDANDILLREYATLGYEHNLKRKYNAHNQFFQTWLQTGVLGFIVLAAIFVILGRRMRRSPNELAVFLILLISLLFESMLVRFNGIVFFSIIIPLLLKKRSILSSRIIRNEPILGNNSK is encoded by the coding sequence ATGAAAGAGCTAATTTCCAATATCAGTAATTTTTTTTATCGAGATGAAGATAAAAACTGGATTCTTACTATATTTTGGAATAGCTTATACATAGCATTTTTTCTACTTCCTTTAGGGATTAAATTACCAACACCGTTTTTTGTGTTAGCGATTGTGTTGGGAGTGCTTCATATCTTTAAATCTAAAAAGGAATTTATTACAGATAATAAGGCTTTATTACTGTTTCCTTTATATTTTGTTGTTCTTACATTAGGATTATTATATACGGATAATATATATGATGGAATCAAGTTATTGCAAAGATCATTGTCTCTGTTGCTATTTCCAATTATTTTTTTGTTTGTAAAAGAAGATGCTTCAGCTGTTAGGAAACTTTTTGAATTTTTACTTGTCGGTTTATTGTTTTCATTCTTTATTAATTTAGCACTAGGGATTCAAAGTACATTAGAAGCAATAAAAAGAGGAATCATTATAGAAACTATTGATTCTATAGAATTGCTTGAAACTGTAATTACCGGTTGGGATTTCTTTATTAGAGAAGAGTTTTCGAGATTAGTCAATTCCAATTATGTATCAATTTATATTTTGCTGGTGCTCAGTTTTTATCTAAAAAGAAAGTTAGCTTCCAGGTTACAGTTGTTAATCATACTTATACTATTTACATACTTATTTTTATTAGCTTCTAAATGGGCGTATCTGGCATTGACAATTATATCCTTGATTTTGATTTTCAATATTGGGGATAGAAATAGAAGATATACCATGTTTGTAATTTTCTTCTTAGCCGTACTTGTTTTTGTAGATAATCCCAGGATGTCAGTTTTTTATAATAGAGTACGTAATTTCACGAATATCGAATCATATGAAGCGATGTCCTCAGAAAAGTCGAGACTTTTGATTTGGGATGCTTGTATCAAGCTGATAGGAGAATCTCCTTTTCTAGGATATGGAACAGGAGATGCAAATGATATATTGTTAAGGGAATATGCAACCTTGGGGTATGAGCACAATTTAAAAAGAAAGTATAATGCGCATAATCAATTTTTTCAGACTTGGTTACAAACAGGTGTGTTAGGTTTCATTGTTTTAGCAGCTATTTTTGTGATTTTAGGTAGGCGAATGAGAAGAAGCCCTAATGAGTTAGCTGTATTTTTGATTTTGTTGATTTCATTATTATTCGAATCCATGCTTGTTCGTTTCAATGGAATCGTCTTTTTTTCTATTATTATCCCCTTATTACTTAAAAAAAGAAGTATTTTGAGTAGTCGAATTATAAGGAATGAACCTATTTTAGGGAATAACTCAAAATAA